Proteins from a single region of Humidesulfovibrio mexicanus:
- a CDS encoding potassium channel family protein, with protein MKFIPAQLATLFQDGASHRNIRFLLKFLGMLVGVIVFYSLLFHFIMQWEGREFSWVTGFYWTLTVMSTLGFGDITFTSDLGRLFSIVVLLTGIIFLLVMLPFTFIQFFYAPWLEAHSRSLAPRELPPATSGHVLIIGADPTALNLARKMRQYGHAYALLCPDVQSALALHDQGYAVVVGEHDDAETYRRLRAESAALVVALDSDVRNTSIAFTVREVSQHTPILGKVDQDESQDILTLAGCTHVFPFTSMLGQAIARRSLGGERRSGVIGRFSSLVVAESPVMGSRLEGKTLRQCGLRKAVGVNVVGFWERGRFSLPEPDLPLHSGMVLVIAGDEEQIRSYDAFAGAPAKNDAPVIILGGGRVGRAAAEQLLQQGQDYRVVEKSPRQTGPQERLVAGNAADLEVLERAGIRQAPAVLITTHDNDMNMYLTIYCRRLRPDMQIISRATLDRNIGALHNAGADLVISHASLVANTVVNLLSPGKVLMLSEGINIFRTPVPEGLADKTLLESNIRDETGCSVVAVDSGQGLRINPDPGLPLRRGAELLLVGDSASEQRYLERFGGGEG; from the coding sequence ATGAAGTTCATCCCGGCCCAGCTCGCCACTCTGTTCCAGGACGGGGCCTCCCACCGCAACATCCGCTTCCTGCTCAAGTTCTTGGGGATGCTGGTGGGCGTCATCGTCTTCTACAGCCTGCTCTTCCACTTCATCATGCAGTGGGAGGGGCGCGAGTTCTCCTGGGTCACGGGCTTCTACTGGACGCTTACGGTGATGAGCACCCTGGGCTTCGGGGACATCACCTTCACCAGCGACCTGGGGCGGCTGTTCTCCATCGTGGTGCTTCTGACCGGCATCATCTTCCTCCTGGTGATGCTGCCCTTCACCTTCATCCAGTTCTTCTACGCACCCTGGCTGGAGGCGCACTCCCGCTCCCTGGCCCCGCGCGAGCTGCCCCCGGCCACCAGCGGCCACGTGCTGATCATCGGCGCGGACCCCACGGCCCTGAACCTGGCGCGGAAGATGCGCCAGTACGGCCACGCCTACGCCCTGCTCTGCCCGGACGTGCAGAGCGCCTTGGCCCTGCACGACCAGGGCTACGCCGTGGTGGTGGGCGAGCACGACGACGCCGAAACCTACCGCAGGCTCAGGGCCGAAAGCGCGGCCCTGGTGGTGGCCCTCGACAGCGACGTGCGCAATACCAGCATCGCCTTCACCGTGCGCGAGGTGAGCCAGCACACGCCCATCCTCGGCAAGGTGGACCAGGACGAGTCCCAGGACATTCTGACCCTGGCGGGCTGCACCCACGTGTTCCCGTTCACCTCCATGCTGGGGCAGGCCATCGCCAGGCGCAGTCTGGGCGGCGAGCGGCGCTCGGGCGTCATCGGGCGTTTTTCCAGCCTCGTGGTGGCCGAAAGCCCGGTCATGGGCTCGCGGCTGGAGGGCAAGACCCTGCGCCAGTGCGGCCTGCGCAAGGCGGTGGGGGTGAACGTGGTGGGCTTTTGGGAGCGCGGGCGTTTTTCCCTGCCCGAGCCGGACCTGCCCCTGCACTCGGGCATGGTGCTGGTCATCGCGGGCGACGAGGAGCAGATCCGCTCCTACGACGCCTTTGCCGGGGCCCCTGCCAAAAACGACGCTCCGGTGATCATCCTGGGCGGGGGCAGGGTGGGCAGGGCCGCGGCCGAGCAGCTGCTCCAGCAGGGCCAGGACTACCGCGTGGTGGAGAAAAGCCCCAGGCAGACGGGGCCGCAGGAGCGCCTGGTGGCGGGCAACGCCGCCGACCTGGAGGTGCTGGAGCGGGCGGGCATCCGCCAGGCCCCGGCCGTGCTCATCACCACCCACGACAACGACATGAACATGTACCTGACCATCTACTGCCGCCGCCTGCGGCCGGACATGCAGATCATCAGCCGGGCCACCCTGGACCGCAACATCGGCGCGCTGCACAACGCCGGGGCCGACCTGGTCATCTCCCACGCCTCGCTGGTGGCCAACACCGTGGTCAATCTGCTGAGCCCGGGCAAGGTGCTCATGCTGAGCGAGGGCATCAACATCTTCCGCACGCCTGTGCCCGAGGGCCTGGCCGACAAGACCCTGCTTGAGAGCAACATCCGCGACGAGACGGGGTGCAGCGTGGTGGCGGTGGA
- a CDS encoding deoxyhypusine synthase family protein, producing MTSVSAFMDTNFRHFNARETLDAARAWRALLDRGGAMFLTMAGAMSTAEIGVSLAEMIRQGKVSAICCTAANLEEDLFNLFNHDEYKMVPGYRDLSPQDEHALYEQGFNRVTDTCIPEGVFRQVQARMTALWREAAEKNEPRFPFEFIYALLDEPGVPELFQVPAEHSWVLAAKNKGLPIYTPGWEDCTLGNIFVSEVMRGNLAHHGAVRHGTEQMQHLARWYTDMAARKVPVGFFQIGGGIAGDFPICVVPMLIQDMELEQTPFWAYFAQIGDSTTSYGSYSGAVPNEKITWGKLDADTPRFMINSDAAIVAPLIFSYVLGE from the coding sequence CCCGCGAGACCCTGGACGCGGCCCGTGCCTGGCGCGCGCTGCTCGACCGGGGCGGGGCCATGTTCCTGACCATGGCCGGGGCCATGAGCACCGCCGAGATCGGCGTGAGCCTGGCGGAGATGATCCGCCAGGGCAAGGTGAGCGCCATCTGCTGCACGGCGGCAAACCTGGAGGAGGACCTCTTCAACCTCTTCAATCACGACGAGTACAAGATGGTGCCCGGCTACCGCGACCTTTCGCCCCAGGACGAGCACGCCTTGTACGAACAGGGCTTCAACCGCGTCACCGATACCTGCATCCCCGAGGGCGTGTTCCGGCAGGTGCAGGCCCGCATGACCGCCCTGTGGCGCGAGGCCGCCGAAAAGAACGAGCCGCGCTTCCCCTTTGAGTTCATCTACGCACTGTTGGACGAGCCCGGCGTCCCGGAGCTGTTCCAGGTTCCGGCGGAGCATTCCTGGGTGCTGGCGGCCAAGAACAAGGGCCTGCCCATCTACACCCCCGGCTGGGAGGACTGCACCCTGGGCAACATCTTCGTGTCCGAGGTCATGCGCGGCAACCTGGCGCACCACGGGGCCGTGCGCCACGGCACGGAGCAGATGCAGCACCTGGCGCGCTGGTACACGGACATGGCCGCGCGCAAGGTTCCGGTGGGCTTCTTCCAGATCGGCGGCGGCATCGCCGGGGATTTCCCCATCTGCGTGGTGCCCATGCTCATTCAGGACATGGAGTTGGAGCAGACGCCCTTTTGGGCCTATTTCGCCCAGATCGGCGACAGCACCACCAGCTACGGCTCCTATTCCGGGGCCGTGCCCAACGAGAAGATCACCTGGGGCAAGCTCGATGCGGACACCCCACGCTTCATGATCAATTCCGACGCGGCCATCGTGGCGCCGCTCATCTTCTCCTACGTGCTGGGAGAGTAG